A region from the Brassica napus cultivar Da-Ae chromosome C8, Da-Ae, whole genome shotgun sequence genome encodes:
- the LOC106382528 gene encoding probable serine/threonine-protein kinase PBL20 — MNCLFMFKSKKPKSRRDLKKENKDKRGRELLQKSAPDLSTTRKNQTSSTSLSLPTPRSLPSPTSIRELYTERQQNRNLRVFSYKELSEATCGFDRKFQIGEGGFGNVYKATINNPTGGDSYSVPHTVAVKRLKKQSQQGHKQWLAEVQLLGVVNHPNVVKLLGYCSEDTERLLVYELMSNLSLEDHLFTRRTPTLPWKQRLEIMLGAAQGLAYLHEIQVIYRDFKSSNVLLDDDFNPKLSDFGLAREGPEGDNTHVTTVRVGTDGYAAPEYVETGHLRKHSDVYSFGVVLYEIITGRRTIERMKPSAEKILLDWVKLYPVNSKSFRVIVDSKLQSKYPVALVSRVAKLADLCLKKNDTERPTMAFVVESLSKIIEESNTGDMRSSIRESTRGVMRA, encoded by the exons ATGAATTGTCTGTTCATGTTCAAGTCGAAGAAACCTAAATCAAGAAGAGATctcaagaaagaaaacaaagacaaaaGAGGAAGAGAACTATTACAAAAGTCAGCTCCAGATTTATCAACAACAAGAAAGAACCAAACGTCCTCTACTTCGTTAAGCCTCCCAACACCAAGATCTCTGCCGTCTCCAACAAGTATAAGAGAATTGTACACAGAAAGGCAGCAAAATCGAAACCTGAGGGTTTTCTCTTACAAGGAACTCAGTGAAGCCACGTGTGGGTTTGACAGAAAGTTTCAGATAGGGGAAGGTGGGTTTGGTAATGTTTATAAAGCCACCATTAACAATCCCACCGGTGGAGATTCTTATTCTGTTCCACATACCGTCGCCGTTAAGAGACTCAAAAAACAAAGTCAACAG GGGCACAAGCAATGGCTTGCTGAGGTTCAGTTATTAGGCGTTGTTAATCACCCAAACGTAGTGAAGCTCTTAGGATATTGCTCAGAGGACACAGAGAGGCTTTTGGTTTATGAGTTAATGTCTAATCTAAGCTTAGAGGATCATCTCTTCACTAGAAGAACCCCAACTTTGCCGTGGAAACAAAGGCTTGAGATCATGCTAGGTGCAGCTCAAGGATTGGCTTATTTGCATGAAATCCAG gtAATATACAGAGACTTCAAATCATCAAACGTGCTTTTGGACGATGATTTTAATCCGAAATTATCAGATTTTGGTCTGGCAAGAGAAGGTCCCGAAGGAGACAATACTCATGTTACAACCGTA AGAGTTGGAACCGACGGCTATGCGGCTCCGGAGTACGTAGAAACCGGACATCTCAGGAAACACAGCGATGTATATAGCTTTGGGGTTGTTCTGTACGAGATCATCACTGGTCGTCGAACAATCGAGAGAATGAAACCTTCGGCTGAAAAGATTCTTCTAGACTGGGTCAAACTATATCCAGTTAATAGCAAAAGCTTTAGAGTGATCGTTGACTCGAAGCTACAAAGCAAGTATCCAGTTGCTTTGGTCAGCAGAGTGGCTAAACTGGCTGATCTTTGTCTGAAGAAGAACGATACAGAGAGGCCCACCATGGCTTTTGTCGTTGAAAGTCTTAGTAAGATCATTGAAGAATCAAATACCGGAGATATGAGAAGTTCTATTAGAGAATCTACCAGAGGGGTTATGAGAGCATAG